Proteins from one Camelina sativa cultivar DH55 chromosome 8, Cs, whole genome shotgun sequence genomic window:
- the LOC104709359 gene encoding uncharacterized protein LOC104709359 has translation MEAISAGWDGGHTQSSSTFLDKIVNCRRAISRWRKEQVPFGRDTIEALKSQLVVAQADDATPLSVISYLNARLREAYRDEEVYWYLKNRNRWMRVEDQNSKYFHALTKQRRARNRITGIFDKNKVWSTEDVDICNTAVSYFADLFTTLHPTNFDEVLCEVRTAITNEVNTQLTAPVTEIEVHAALFMMHPDKALGPDGMTALFYQKAWLVVKGDFVSLVAKPTRMTELRPISLCNVGYKIISKIMCQRLKKILPGLISETQSAFVSGRLISDNILIAQKMFHGLRTNPSCKRKFMAIKTYMSKAYDRVEWGFIEKLLYKMGFDARWIGWIMFCVSSVEYKVLLNGQPNGLIIPERGLRQGDPLSPYLFILCTEVLIANIRKAEENKLITGIKVANQCPPITNLLFADDSLFFCKVAKEQCEVILSILRKYEAASGQQINFAKSSIQFGHKVAEDTKTEIQGILGITNLGGMGSYLGLPESLGGSKTKVFSFVRERLQGRTTGWSAKLLSKGGKKVMIKSIATCGPDVCDVLFSATKDNYIQTHQCCGEFLVEYGWVFKGRYYRNLDPMEPIRSYSPSYGWRSIVSARSVVHKGLIKRVGSGESISIWTVPWIPAPSPRPTLSKGPFKDPSLKISHLIDCQTNSWRMDVLSEHFDPVDVALIGALPLGSCPNEDSLGWHFTKNGRYTVKSGYHAARMTISGPFKALGDGLEITSLLASVWKVRCPPKLHHFMWQAFSGCIPVSRNLRRRGIACDLGCSRCGAEEETVNHVLFLCPPARQMWALSQIPVGPHCFPVESVYANMDHFLDPKSPGSHVSAFPWILWYLWKARNAKVFENITERPEEVVWVAEGEALSWQQAQEEGEAVVSTVQPTVADSRLRGPNTSLPMFFSGYRCFVDGSWKSGDLFAGVGWFCTQSQDPTRSMGATNFRRSLTPLHAELEAFIWAMRCIIGHDYRDVAFYSDCADLVKMVSSPHD, from the exons ATGGAGGCGATTTCAGCGGGTTGGGATGGGGGACACACTCAGAGTTCATCCActtttttagataaaattgtaaattgtcGACGGGCTATTTCTCGGTGGCGTAAGGAACAAGTTCCTTTTGGTCGGGATACAATTGAGGCTCTAAAGAGCCAGCTGGTCGTGGCTCAGGCCGATGACGCAACTCCACTTTCAGTAATCTCCTATTTAAATGCCCGATTGCGGGAAGCCTATAGGGATGAAGAGGTATATTGGTATTTGAAGAACCGTAATAGATGGATGCGGGTGGAGGATCAGAACTCTAAGTATTTTCATGCCCTGACTAAGCAGCGACGGGCCCGCAATCGGATTACAGGTATTTTTGATAAGAACAAGGTTTGGTCTACGGAGGATGTTGATATCTGCAATACTGCAGTGTCGTACTTTGCCGATTTGTTTACAACGTTGCACCCGACAAATTTTGATGAGGTCTTATGTGAGGTACGCACAGCTATTACAAATGAGGTCAATACCCAGTTAACGGCCCCGGTTACAGAGATAGAGGTACACGCGGCTctatttatgatgcatccggatAAGGCTCTTGGTCCGGACGGGATGACcgctttgttttaccaaaagGCGTGGCTGGTTGTTAAAGGAGACTTTGTCTCGCTG GTGGCAAAGCCAACCCGAATGACGGAGCTGCGCCCaattagtttgtgtaatgtggggtataaaattatttctaagatCATGTGTCAACGGCTTAAGAAGATTTTACCAGGGCTTATTTCGGAAACTCAATCGGCTTTTGTTTCTGGCCGTCTCATTTCAGATAACATTCTGATTGCTCAGAAAATGTTCCATGGTTTACGGACTAATCCGTCATGTAAAAGGAAGTTTAtggcaataaaaacatatatgagcAAGGCATATGACCGGGTGGAGTGGGGGTTTATTGAAAAGTTACTCTACAAAATGGGTTTTGATGCAAGATGGATTGGatggattatgttttgtgttagttCGGTTGAGTACAAAGTTCTTCTGAATGGTCAACCTAATGGTTTGATTATTCCGGAAAGGGGTTTACGACAAggggatcctttatctccttatcTGTTTATCTTATGCACGGAAGTTTTAATTGCCAATATTCGGAAAGCGGAGgagaataaattaattacagGGATCAAGGTGGCAAATCAATGCCCGCCAATCACAAATCTtttatttgcggatgatagtctaTTCTTTTGTAAGGTCGCCAAAGAACAATGTGAGGTCATTTTGAGTATTTTACGGAAATATGAGGCTGCCTCGGGTcagcaaataaattttgcaaaatcttctATTCAGTTTGGTCATAAGGTTGCAGAAGATACAAAAACGGAGATCCAAGGGATTCTTGGCATAACAAATCTGGGTGGCATGGGCTCCTATCTAGGGTTGCCAGAGAGTTTAGGAGGGTCTAAAACGAAGGTCTTTTCGTTTGTCCGGGAAAGACTGCAGGGACGTACGACTGGTTGGTCGGCGAAACTGCTTTCTAAAGGGGGAAAGAAGGTGATGATCAAATCTATCGCTACTTGCGGTCCCGacgtttgtgatgtcttgttttcggcTACCAAAGACAATTACATCCAAACTCACCAGTGCTGTGgcgaatttttggtggagtacgGATG ggtttttaAAGGTAGGTATTATAGGAATTTGGATCCCATGGAACCGATTCGTTCTTACTCTCCTTCGTACGGGTGGAGGAGTATTGTTTCAGCTCGCTCTGTGGTAcataaaggacttattaaaagGGTTGGATCAGGAGAGtccatttctatatggactGTCCCCTGGATACCAGCTCCATCCCCGAGACCAACTCTCAGTAAGGGCCCGTTTAAGGACCCTTCTCTTAAAATTTCACACTTAATTGATTGTCAGACAAATTCGTGGCGGATGGATGTCCTTTCTGAGCACTTTGATCCAGTTGATGTTGCGTTGATAGGAGCTTTACCTTTAGGTAGTTGTCCAAATGAGGATTCTCTTGGTTGGCATTTTACGAAGAATGGGAGGTATACGGTTAAATCTGGTTATCATGCGGCACGTATGACGATCTCTGGGCCTTTTAAGGCGCTTGGTGATGGGCTAGAGATAACCTCTCTCCTAGCTAGTGTTTGGAAGGTTCGTTGCCCACCAAAACTCCACCACTTTATGTGGCAAGCATTTTCTGGGTGTATTCCGGTTTCACGAAACTTGCGACGGCGTGGTATCGCATGTGATTTGGGCTGTTCACGTTGTGGTGCGGAGGAGGAAACAGTTAATCATGTTCTGTTTCTCTGTCCACCAGCGCGTCAGATGTGGGCTTTATCTCAGATACCGGTAGGACCACATTGTTTTCCGGTGGAGTCTGTTTATGCTAATATGGATCATTTCTTGGATCCCAAAAGCCCGGGATCCCATGTGTCAGCTTTCCcgtggattttgtggtatttatgGAAAGCGCGTAatgcaaaagtttttgaaaatatcacGGAGCGGCCAGAGGAGGTCGTTTGGGTAGCTGAAGGTGAGGCTTTGTCCTGGCAGCAGGCTCAGGAAGAGGGTGAAGCTGTGGTTTCAACTGTCCAGCCAACGGTTGCTGACTCTCGTTTACGGGGGCCAAACACTTCCCTTCCTATGTTCTTTTCAGGCTATCGTTGTTtcgttgatggctcttggaagtCAGGAGATCTTTTCGCAGGAGTCGGATGGTTTTGCACCCAGTCTCAGGATCCGACGCGAAGTATGGGAGCTACTAACTTTCGACGAAGTCTTACCCCCTTACACGCTGAACtcgaagctttcatttgggcgatGCGTTGCATTATTGGACATGATTACCGTGATGTGGCGTTCTACTCAGACTGcgctgatttggtgaagatggtgtcttcgccacACGACTGA